One genomic region from Skermania piniformis encodes:
- the argH gene encoding argininosuccinate lyase, producing the protein MPSPATDQPTTNQGALWGGRFSAGPAAAMAALSRSTQFDWVLAPYDVRASRAHAKVLHRAGLLDGGELAAMQDGLDRLAVDVASGVFVPAETDEDVHGALERGLIERVGPDLGGRLRAGRSRNDQVATLFRMWLRDAVRRVGAGLLDVVDALAGQAAAHPDAVMPGKTHLQAAQPVLLPHHLLAHAHPLLRDIDRLQDFDRRTAVSPYGSGALAGSSLGLDPDAIAADLGFATAAANSIDATSARDFAAEAAFVLALIAVDLSRLAEDVIAWSTPEFGYVTLADAWSTGSSIMPQKKNPDVAELTRGKAGRLIGNLAGLLATLKAQPLAYNRDLQEDKEPLFDSVAQLELLLPALAGMVGTLEFHTDRMAELAPAGFTLATDIAEWLVRAGVPFRVSHEAAGACVRVAEARGVGLAELTDDEFAAIDPALTPAVRDVLTVRGSIASRDARGGTAEVRVAEQLAAVRRVAGSLRGWTDGAAGPAAPSGTL; encoded by the coding sequence GTGCCGTCCCCGGCCACCGACCAGCCCACCACGAACCAGGGGGCGCTCTGGGGCGGCCGGTTCAGTGCCGGTCCGGCCGCCGCGATGGCGGCGCTGAGCCGCTCCACCCAGTTCGATTGGGTGCTCGCGCCCTACGACGTGCGCGCGTCCCGCGCGCACGCCAAGGTTCTGCACCGGGCCGGTCTGCTCGACGGCGGCGAGCTGGCGGCGATGCAGGACGGGTTGGACCGATTGGCCGTCGATGTCGCGTCGGGCGTATTCGTCCCGGCCGAGACCGACGAAGACGTGCACGGCGCGCTGGAACGCGGATTGATCGAGCGGGTCGGGCCGGATCTGGGGGGCCGGCTGCGGGCCGGGCGCTCGCGTAACGACCAGGTCGCCACGCTGTTCCGGATGTGGTTACGCGACGCGGTCCGGCGGGTCGGTGCCGGGCTGCTGGACGTGGTCGACGCGCTGGCCGGACAGGCCGCCGCACATCCGGATGCGGTCATGCCGGGCAAGACCCATCTCCAGGCCGCACAGCCGGTTCTGCTACCGCATCATCTACTCGCGCACGCCCATCCGTTGCTGCGCGATATCGACCGGCTGCAGGATTTCGATCGTCGGACGGCGGTGTCGCCGTACGGATCGGGCGCGCTGGCCGGGTCGTCGCTCGGACTGGACCCGGACGCGATCGCCGCCGATCTCGGTTTCGCGACAGCCGCTGCGAATTCGATCGATGCCACGTCGGCCCGCGACTTCGCGGCCGAGGCGGCGTTCGTCCTGGCATTGATCGCGGTCGATCTTTCTCGCCTGGCCGAAGACGTGATCGCCTGGAGCACGCCGGAGTTCGGCTATGTGACGCTGGCCGACGCCTGGTCGACCGGTTCGTCGATCATGCCGCAGAAGAAGAACCCGGACGTCGCCGAGCTGACCCGGGGCAAGGCCGGCCGGCTGATCGGCAACCTGGCCGGGCTCCTGGCCACCTTGAAGGCGCAGCCGTTGGCCTACAACCGGGACCTACAGGAGGACAAGGAGCCGCTGTTCGACTCGGTGGCACAACTGGAGTTGCTCCTGCCGGCACTCGCCGGGATGGTCGGCACGCTGGAGTTCCACACCGATCGGATGGCCGAGCTGGCGCCGGCGGGGTTCACCTTGGCTACCGATATCGCCGAATGGCTCGTCCGGGCGGGCGTGCCGTTCCGGGTATCGCACGAGGCAGCCGGCGCCTGTGTCCGGGTCGCCGAGGCGCGCGGCGTGGGGCTGGCCGAGCTGACCGACGACGAGTTCGCCGCGATCGACCCGGCCCTCACCCCGGCCGTGCGCGACGTGCTCACCGTGCGCGGTTCGATCGCGTCCCGGGATGCGCGGGGCGGTACCGCCGAGGTGCGGG
- a CDS encoding argininosuccinate synthase: protein MSDRVVLAYSGGLDTSVAISWIGKETGAEVVCVSIDLGQGGEDMEVVRRRALDCGAVESVVIDARNEFADDYCLPTVQANALYMDRYPLVSAISRPLIVKHLVAAARAHGGTVVSHGCTGKGNDQVRFEVGFNTLAPDLQVLAPVRDYAWTRERAIAFAEDNGIPINVTKRSPFSIDQNVWGRAVETGFLEDLWNAPTKDVYDYTQDPTLNFAAPDELIITFERGRPVAIDGRPVSVLDAIVELNRRAGAQGVGRLDVVEDRLVGIKSREIYEAPGAMTLITAHQELEHVTLERELGRYKRQLEQRWSELVYDGLWFSPLKEALDVFVTKTQEHVGGDIRLVLHGGQVIVNGRRSLSSLYDFNLATYDEGDRFDQSAAKGFVQLHGLSSTIAAKRDRDVRELGR from the coding sequence ATGTCCGATCGCGTCGTTCTCGCTTACTCCGGCGGCCTGGACACGTCGGTGGCGATCAGCTGGATAGGCAAGGAAACCGGCGCCGAGGTGGTCTGTGTGTCGATCGACCTGGGCCAGGGCGGCGAGGACATGGAGGTGGTGCGCCGGCGTGCGCTCGACTGCGGTGCGGTCGAGTCGGTGGTGATCGATGCGCGTAACGAGTTCGCCGACGACTACTGCCTGCCCACGGTGCAGGCGAACGCGCTGTACATGGATCGCTACCCGCTGGTGTCCGCGATCAGCCGGCCGCTGATCGTGAAACATCTGGTCGCTGCGGCCCGGGCGCACGGCGGCACCGTGGTATCACACGGCTGCACCGGCAAGGGCAACGATCAGGTCCGATTCGAGGTCGGCTTCAACACGTTGGCGCCGGACCTGCAGGTCCTCGCCCCGGTGCGGGACTACGCCTGGACCCGCGAGCGGGCGATCGCGTTCGCCGAGGACAACGGCATCCCGATCAACGTGACCAAGCGATCCCCGTTCTCGATCGATCAGAATGTCTGGGGGCGCGCGGTCGAGACCGGCTTCCTGGAGGATCTGTGGAACGCGCCGACCAAGGACGTCTACGACTACACCCAGGACCCGACGCTGAACTTCGCCGCGCCGGACGAGCTGATCATCACCTTCGAGCGGGGCCGGCCGGTCGCGATCGACGGCCGGCCGGTGTCGGTGCTGGACGCGATCGTCGAGCTCAACCGGCGGGCCGGAGCGCAGGGCGTCGGTCGGCTCGACGTCGTCGAGGACCGGCTGGTCGGGATCAAGAGCCGGGAGATCTACGAGGCCCCGGGTGCGATGACGCTGATCACCGCGCACCAGGAGCTCGAGCACGTCACGCTCGAGCGGGAATTGGGTCGGTACAAGCGGCAACTCGAGCAACGCTGGAGCGAGCTGGTCTACGACGGCTTGTGGTTCTCGCCGCTGAAGGAAGCGCTCGATGTCTTCGTGACCAAGACCCAGGAGCACGTCGGCGGCGACATCCGGCTGGTTTTGCACGGCGGCCAGGTGATCGTCAACGGTCGGCGCAGCTTGTCCTCGCTCTACGACTTCAACCTCGCGACCTACGACGAAGGTGACCGCTTCGACCAGTCGGCGGCGAAGGGTTTCGTGCAGTTGCACGGGCTGTCCTCGACGATCGCCGCGAAGCGCGACCGCGACGTGCGGGAGCTCGGCCGGTGA
- a CDS encoding arginine repressor has protein sequence MTAQNAAAAVRTRAARHARIVELLAAHPVHSQAELAELLGAEGIETTQATLSRDLEELGAVKLRGADGGVGVYVVPEDGSPVRGVSGGTDRVARLLGELLVSTEASGNLVVLRTPPGAAQYLASALDRAALAEIAGTIAGDDTIIVVAREPTTGADLAARIEHLA, from the coding sequence ATGACCGCCCAGAATGCCGCTGCTGCGGTACGCACCCGCGCCGCGCGGCATGCCCGGATCGTCGAGCTGCTGGCCGCCCATCCGGTGCACAGTCAGGCCGAGCTGGCCGAATTGCTGGGCGCCGAGGGGATCGAGACCACCCAGGCCACTCTGTCGCGCGACCTGGAGGAGCTGGGCGCGGTCAAACTGCGCGGCGCCGACGGCGGAGTCGGTGTGTACGTGGTGCCGGAGGACGGCAGCCCGGTCCGCGGGGTGTCCGGCGGCACCGACCGGGTGGCGCGGCTGCTGGGGGAGCTGCTGGTCTCGACCGAGGCCAGCGGCAATCTGGTGGTCCTGCGAACCCCGCCGGGCGCCGCACAGTACCTCGCCAGCGCGTTGGACCGGGCCGCGCTGGCCGAGATCGCCGGCACCATCGCCGGTGACGACACGATCATCGTCGTTGCCCGGGAACCCACCACCGGCGCCGACCTGGCTGCCCGGATCGAACACCTCGCTTGA